A stretch of DNA from Firmicutes bacterium CAG:345:
TGCTAATTTATTTTTCTTGCTTGTTGGAGTTTCTTCTTGCTTTTCAAAAAATAATTGGAAAAGAGGATTTTTAGTCCTTTTATGTGGACTTGTAATGGATGGCGCGACATTTTTAGCTTATTATGTTACAAATGGAACGGCAGATTTTCGAATGTTATTCAATGTCTTAGTCAGTTTAGGTTGCTGTATTTTAATAACAGCTTTAATTTTGAAATTGCCTTATGAAAAATGGATTTTATTAATATTGGCAATAATAGTTATTGGCCTTGGGATAGGATTTAATTTATATAATCCTCGTTGGATATCTAATCTTGAATTCAAAGATGTCTTTTTGATTTCTGTCGGTCTTAAAGCGTGGGGAAGCGATTGTTTCTCAATTGTTCCTTATATCGGTGCTACTTTTTTAGGTGCTTTTTTAGGAAAGACTATTTATAAAGAAAAAAAATCTATTTTGCCACGATTAGATTCTTTTTGGAATAAACCTGTTTGCTTTGTGGGTAGACATACGATATTTGTCTATTTAGGCCATCAAGTTGTTTTAATTGCAATTTTATTAATTGTCGGTTTATGTTTTGGATATCGTGTTTTTTAGGAGAATAAATGAATACTAGTTATACTATTTATCAAAATTTTTTAGATATTGTTGAAAAGCGAAATAATGCTACAGCTTTATATTATGAAGGAAAATGTATTTCTTTTAACTCTTTAAAAAACAAAGTCAATCGCCTTGCTTATTATTTTGAAGAACAAGGATTGAAAAAAGATGATGTTGTTTTAATTGTTGGTCCGAATACCCCAGAAATAATTGCAGCTTTTTTAGCTTGCAGTCAAAAAGGTTTGATCAGTTATCTTTTAACTCCTTTAGCTAAAGAAAATGTTATCATTGAGGAAGCAAAAAATAAAAATGCTAAAATTATAGTCATTTTATCCGCACTGATGAATAATTATACAAATTTACTTAAAGAAAGATTTAATTTTTTAATAGTATCACCTACGGATTCTTTAAATTGTATTAAGAAAATAGGATTTGATATTTTAAATAAGGAAACTTTAAAAGTATATAAACAAAATAAGCGATTGCCTTCTTATAAAAAAATAAAGAAAATAGATGATAGATATGAAA
This window harbors:
- a CDS encoding putative uncharacterized protein (product inferred by homology to UniProt); translation: MEKIEEKEKNNQKIKKRIWEIDFLRGLAIILMVLDHFTYDFASFYSFFSNSNSITPNPAFASFINFCQSFQVSSVRQVLHYIFANLFFLLVGVSSCFSKNNWKRGFLVLLCGLVMDGATFLAYYVTNGTADFRMLFNVLVSLGCCILITALILKLPYEKWILLILAIIVIGLGIGFNLYNPRWISNLEFKDVFLISVGLKAWGSDCFSIVPYIGATFLGAFLGKTIYKEKKSILPRLDSFWNKPVCFVGRHTIFVYLGHQVVLIAILLIVGLCFGYRVF